In one window of Gossypium arboreum isolate Shixiya-1 chromosome 4, ASM2569848v2, whole genome shotgun sequence DNA:
- the LOC108460637 gene encoding uncharacterized protein LOC108460637, with translation MDLFLNAKSVRLRSHHDKYLVADEDEESVTQDRNGSSKAARWTVEFVPGSQTIIRLKSSYNRYLTASNQPFLLGMTGRKVIQTLPRRLDSSVEWEPIREGCEVKLKTRYGNFLRANGGLPPWRNSVTHDIPHRTATQDWVLWDVDIVEIQEKPSANIQHPPPIPHSDSLDFDSPSSISGKSAHFSRQESSDSYVGSPPKSEGRTIYFHVADDSGEVDDEAIEGYSFSFKGNGVDELAHKLKEESGLEDVVVCTRSPLNGKLFPLRLQLPPNNADMHVVLVPSASKVARDFVKLGINP, from the exons ATGGATTTGTTCCTAAACGCCAAATCGGTGCGTCTACGCAGCCACCACGACAAGTATCTGGTCGCGGATGAAGACGAAGAATCCGTCACTCAAGACCGAAATGGATCCTCCAAGGCCGCTCGATGGACCGTCGAGTTCGTGCCTGGATCTCAAACCATTATCCGTCTAAAAAGCTCTTACAACAGGTATCTTACTGCTTCCAACCAGCCCTTTTTACTTGGGATGACGGGTCGAAAAGTGATTCAGACACTGCCTAGGAGGCTCGACTCGTCAGTCGAGTGGGAACCCATTAGAGAAGGGTGTGAAGTCAAGCTCAAGACTCGGTACGGGAACTTTTTGAGAGCTAATGGAGGGTTACCACCTTGGAGGAACTCGGTGACTCACGATATTCCTCATAGGACCGCTACTCAGGATTGGGTGTTGTGGGATGTGGATATTGTGGAGATTCAAGAGAAGCCCTCAGCGAATATTCAACACCCTCCTCCCATTCCTCACTCAGATTCATTGGACTTTGATTCACCTTCTTCAATTTCAGGCAAATCTGCCCACTTTTCAagacaagag TCAAGTGATTCTTATGTGGGTTCCCCACCAAAATCCGAAGGAAGGACAATATACTTCCATGTTGCAGATGACAGTGGGGAGGTTGATGATGAGGCAATTGAAGGGTACTCTTTTAGTTTCAAGGGTAATGGTGTGGATGAACTGGCTCATAAATTAAAAGAAGAGTCTGGCCTTGAGGATGTTGTGGTGTGTACTCGGAGTCCTTTGAATGGGAAGCTCTTTCCTCTTCGCTTGCAACTTCCTCCCAACAATGCTGATATGCATGTTGTGTTAGTTCCATCAGCATCAAAAG TGGCAAGAGACTTTGTAAAACTAGGAATAAATCCATGA